The DNA sequence ACTGCGTCGGATGTCTAGTAAACTGGTGACGGTCACGTTTGGATTCAGTGCGTTCCCCTAAGGTACGCCGTTCACAGAGAAAATATAGACTTAGCTTTCATATGTGATACAATTCTCTCATAAGAGTATCCAGGATTTTGTTTCAGtttatcttgttgttattggtggtgatactggtggtggtgttggtggtggtggtgatagtggtgttgtagtagtagtagtagttgttgttgttgttgttgttggttgtggtggtggtggtgttggtgtagcaatagtagtagcagtagtagtagtagtagtagtagtagtagtagtagtagtagtagtagtagtagtagtagtagtagttgttgttgttgttgttgttgttgttttggtggtggtagtggtggtggtggtggtggtagtggtggtggtggttgttgttgtggtggtgctattgttgttgttgttattgttgttgttgttgttgttgttgttgttgttgttgttgttgttgttatttttgttgttgttgttgttgttgttgttgttgttgttgttgttgttgctattgttgttgttgttgttgttgttgttgttgttgttgttgttgttgctgctgcttctactgaaGGTAATGTGAATTGGATTTTCTATTTACAAGACATTAATGGAAacaaataatagcaataatgaagagagagaaaatattatcCATACACATTTCATGATAAATACTTTGAGACATTCAAAAATCCACACAAAATCTGAATGAACGTATGTATGTACAAAAGTGGAAACTCTAAACTTACTGAGGCATTTACATAAAGAACGTCAAAATAACTGAAATACAATAGGCTCATTAACACATCTTAATTCAGCCTTATTATTGCTCCATGTATAAGCAAACTTTCATGGGAATTCTTACACTTTCTCCGTATTTAGAACACTATGTCCTTTTCTGCACAAGCTTCACGTAATTTACCTAAtacataagtaaacaaatacgAAAGTCTTTGAGGAAGTGGTGTCTCAAGACACTCTTTCTTAGCAAGTCATAGACTTTCACCATATTATATAATAATGTCCTTCATGTCCAAGTTTTACAGTATTATTTTAACATGTGCATACCACGTAAAAATTTTTTGTCTGATGCTCGAAGCTCAGAATTCAAACAAGATAAGCTTATCTTATTCTCTTATCAAAAAGCACAGCTTCCTTTAATACAATAAGGACAATACAATTATAATCCTTAAGAACTTTTGGCTTTGTGCTTGACGGCCTTTCACTTCAAAGACGGCCAAATCTTTATTTGTATTCAGACATACAATTACCTTCTTATACACACTTCGCTTCGCTTCGGAGGTTTTTTTGAGGGACGGTATCATAATCCTTAAGAACTTCCATCTTCGTGCTTGAAACCCTACAAACACGACCAAATCTTTACTCTTATCAATCACAACATCCTTTTAAATACAGCCTTCTGGGGACATTAGAGGGACAGTGTGAGGATACTTTACGACACCCTGCATCGTACCTGCCgtgatgaggatgaagatgTGGCTACTTCAGGCTCTGAGTCTTCTGGTATGCTGCTCAGGGTCTTGTCCTTAACTGTGTCCTCTTCAGCGACTCCTTCAGTTACTTCACTTCCAGTGtcgctgattttttttcttgtgttctcaATTGTGGGTATGCTCTGGTTAGTTGTAAGGGGCGCTTGCAAAGTGTTGCTGATATGTTGTGGATGTGAGTTAGTGACTGTTTGTTCTGTGTTGTTAGTGCTTCCTCGTCTTACGGGTTCCTGTGTGTCGGTGTTGTGTTGTTTAGTGCTGTATTGGTCTATTTGTTGCTCTGTGTTGCTTTTTTGTTGCAAGGGAACGTTGCTTTGTTCTTGTGTTTTGCATTGCGTGTTGTTATTGTCTTCTTGTTGCGTGTCggtgtgttggtttgtttggttttgttgttttggggAAGACTTGCCTTGTTTTTGTGTATTGCTGTATTGGTTTATGTtactgtgtttttttgtgtgttgtttctgtGTCTCCATGTATTGTTTCACATCATTGCGTTGATTTTCTGTGATGCTTTGTTGTGCTCTGTGTTGTTCTAGGGCATCAGAGTAGCATTTTTCCGCGCCGCTGTGTTGTTCTGTGATATGTTGCTGAGTACTGTGGTGTTCCTGAGTAATGTCGTGTTTTTCCTGTGTTTCGCTTTGTCTTTTCTGTGTATCGTTGTGCTGGTTACTATCGTTGTGTTTTTCCTGTGTATCGCCATGTTTCTCCTGTGTAGTGCtgtgtttttcttgtgtattgctgtgtttttcttgtgtattgctgtgtttttcttgtgtattgctgtgtttttcttgtgtattgctgtgtttttcttgtgtattgCTGTGCTTTTCCTGCATGTcgctgtgtttttgttgtgtacTGCTGTGCTTTTTACCATCGCTATGTTTTTCTTGTGCACTGCTATGTTTTTCTTGTGCACTGCTGTATTTTTCCTGTACATCGCtgtgttttttctgtgtattgcaGTATTTTTCCtgaatatttttgtgtttttcctgtGTACTGCTATATTTTTTACTATCGCTGTGTTTTTCCCTTGTGTCGCTGTGCTTTTTACTATCATCGTGTTGTCCCTGTGTATTGTTATGTTTTCCCTGTGTGTCGCTGTGGTCTTTAGTATTTCTGTGTTTCAATGCCTCGCTGTAATGCAATTCTGCTTCCTGTGACTGCTGTGACGATTCATGCGATGTCCTGTGGTGCTGTGTTATGTGATGTGATGCTACAGGCTCCTCTGGTATTGTGGGATGACATGGTGACGTGTGATTGTTCGATCTTAGGGGTTTTCGTGGTGCGGTGTGCTGTTGGTGCTTAGTATCATGTTCCtctgttgtttgttgtggtggtgtgtggcgctGTGGTAGTGTGTAGTGCTCTACACTTTGCGTGGATTTGGTGTGGCGTGTGGCTGTGGCGCTGATGTCAGGGTGGAAGTAAGTGAAGGAGGTGTGGAAGGTGTGGTGGGTGTGATGGGTGTGCAGCGTGTGGTGGACcatgtgcaggtgtgtggtggtgtggaggggcTTGACAGGTGTAGTGGTGTGGAAGGGTTTGGCTGGTGTGGTGGCGAGGTGTGGCTGGAAGATGACCAGGGACGAGGAGTACCACTGGGGAGGAGATGAGGTGGTTGTCTTGATGCGCCTGGAAAAGTAGCGATGTTAAAGTGACTGTAAAGGAATGGAGTGGCCTTGCTTcacttgagagaaaaaaatacaaaatatctaactaaataactgactgactgattaactaactgactgactgattaaataactaactaaataaataaataaaaccaactaaataaataaataaagtaacacAAAAGCATCTTCCTAATCTTCTAATCTCCCGTTGAAGATAAACTGGAAAAAAGTTTTATCAATAATATGAACGTCAAATATTCACAAAAAGAACCTATGCCAAGTTCAGATGATCAGGAAAAATACAAATTCAAAGACAGAATGTCACACGAAgatatgaaaagagaagaacaacaaagaaaacgaaattatCAATGAGAAGGATATATTAACTGactgagaagaaaacaaaacgaaaataaaacgtAAAATCACACCAGCTAGAAAACACACAGttcacataaaagaaaaataaataaaaatataaggaaacacGATACCCGTCACAGATGCAGGGTTTCGGCAGCTCGGGGTTGCAGCATTCTCCCACAAATTTGGTCTGTTTTGCCTCTTTGTCCCCGGCATCGTCAGGCGTGTTCACCAAGGTCTCGATGCTGCGCGGAGACGTCTCAGCAGTAGGCGAAGTCTGAGTGAAGGACTCCTGGCGACGCAACAACAGAGGGCGGGCTGTGGAGGTTCCTACGGCTAaacggggagaggaaggagtaagaggcTGAGTTTAAGTATAAGGTATGATTTAACTGCAGGAAGATTGGTAGACTctcacattattaacaggagaaacactcgctGAAATTCCGCTAATCATCTTTGTTGTCTTTAATGATATTCCCAGTAAGAGAGCAAAACGTCTTGATGGATGCttgaataattttatttttatttatttatttatttattttattttttttttatgtaggagggacaccgagcaagggcaacaaaaatcccccccccaaaaaaaaaaaaaggcctactgaaatgtaggtccccgaatagggaccgaagcggtagtcaaaaaattgaaggataagtgtcttgaaatttccctcttgaaggagttcaagtcataggaaggtggaaatacagaagcaggcagggagttccatagtttaccaaagaaagggatgaatgattgagagtactgtaTTGAGAATACTCTCTTGCATtaattagagaggtagacaaaataggggagggagaaagaagaaagtcttgtgcagcgaagcctcGGAaagggcaggcatgcagttagcaagatcagaagagcagttagcatgaaaatggtggtagaagatagcaagagatgcaacactgcggcgaggacaaagaggctgaagacagttagttagaggagatgagttgatgattccaccctatttagaagagcagtatgagtggaaccccccaccTCCAACTATGTGAAgcttactccatacatggacgaataagccCCCTGTACAGACTTAgcagctggaagagagagaaaaattggaGACGTCTCTGAATGCttaacttcaaagaagctgttttagctacagatgagatgtg is a window from the Scylla paramamosain isolate STU-SP2022 chromosome 26, ASM3559412v1, whole genome shotgun sequence genome containing:
- the LOC135113762 gene encoding protein split ends-like isoform X4, with translation MEPEREVVECMGTWEARAAELFTVCDRECKGFITKRDLQHLWGELPLDPDELESVFDSLDRDQNGFLSLQEFTNGFGSHLGLVIEFRADSSSSGSEGEQFIEAGEVSGGEGGGTEDCQLDTILALLASQDLDSNSAVVEAVWQQISGSGASMERLVAALLQELSRVKLEHGHLEAALATKTEQFNQQVSRLYEELEAQISGEQVKAAQEQRQRGARVLATLEEEVAERDAALRALEEEQQGLRQRLEQAAAGEVAARQDNLRLEQHLKRLEEDLMRREAEVEELMQALDIHRRNTKNEKRRRAQQAFKVTEGIARERESLVTQLDLLRTINTQLRDEQDQIMPWSFRARERVDLVGGGEEDNSSQSPPPPDLRGVACTSPPPRPLASLPLFTTTSSFHSSVGTASDYEHDDDYFSDTKVEVQQDSPSPSSPGEVSILQEILSQPALCVECGGALPSRPVENSAVGTSTARPLLLRRQESFTQTSPTAETSPRSIETLVNTPDDAGDKEAKQTKFVGECCNPELPKPCICDGRIKTTTSSPPQWYSSSLVIFQPHLATTPAKPFHTTTPVKPLHTTTHLHMVHHTLHTHHTHHTFHTSFTYFHPDISATATRHTKSTQSVEHYTLPQRHTPPQQTTEEHDTKHQQHTAPRKPLRSNNHTSPCHPTIPEEPVASHHITQHHRTSHESSQQSQEAELHYSEALKHRNTKDHSDTQGKHNNTQGQHDDSKKHSDTREKHSDSKKYSSTQEKHKNIQEKYCNTQKKHSDVQEKYSSAQEKHSSAQEKHSDGKKHSSTQQKHSDMQEKHSNTQEKHSNTQEKHSNTQEKHSNTQEKHSNTQEKHSTTQEKHGDTQEKHNDSNQHNDTQKRQSETQEKHDITQEHHSTQQHITEQHSGAEKCYSDALEQHRAQQSITENQRNDVKQYMETQKQHTKKHSNINQYSNTQKQGKSSPKQQNQTNQHTDTQQEDNNNTQCKTQEQSNVPLQQKSNTEQQIDQYSTKQHNTDTQEPVRRGSTNNTEQTVTNSHPQHISNTLQAPLTTNQSIPTIENTRKKISDTGSEVTEGVAEEDTVKDKTLSSIPEDSEPEVATSSSSSRQFTRHPTQYHKEKHANRSSHAP
- the LOC135113762 gene encoding protein split ends-like isoform X3 translates to MERLVAALLQELSRVKLEHGHLEAALATKTEQFNQQVSRLYEELEAQISGEQVKAAQEQRQRGARVLATLEEEVAERDAALRALEEEQQGLRQRLEQAAAGEVAARQDNLRLEQHLKRLEEDLMRREAEVEELMQALDIHRRNTKNEKRRRAQQAFKVTEGIARERESLVTQLDLLRTINTQLRDEQDQIMPWSFRARERVDLVGGGEEDNSSQSPPPPDLRGVACTSPPPRPLASLPLFTTTSSFHSSVGTASDYEHDDDYFSDTKVEVQQDSPSPSSPGEVSILQEILSQPALCVECGGALPSRPVENSAVGTSTARPLLLRRQESFTQTSPTAETSPRSIETLVNTPDDAGDKEAKQTKFVGECCNPELPKPCICDGRIKTTTSSPPQWYSSSLVIFQPHLATTPAKPFHTTTPVKPLHTTTHLHMVHHTLHTHHTHHTFHTSFTYFHPDISATATRHTKSTQSVEHYTLPQRHTPPQQTTEEHDTKHQQHTAPRKPLRSNNHTSPCHPTIPEEPVASHHITQHHRTSHESSQQSQEAELHYSEALKHRNTKDHSDTQGKHNNTQGQHDDSKKHSDTREKHSDSKKYSSTQEKHKNIQEKYCNTQKKHSDVQEKYSSAQEKHSSAQEKHSDGKKHSSTQQKHSDMQEKHSNTQEKHSNTQEKHSNTQEKHSNTQEKHSNTQEKHSTTQEKHGDTQEKHNDSNQHNDTQKRQSETQEKHDITQEHHSTQQHITEQHSGAEKCYSDALEQHRAQQSITENQRNDVKQYMETQKQHTKKHSNINQYSNTQKQGKSSPKQQNQTNQHTDTQQEDNNNTQCKTQEQSNVPLQQKSNTEQQIDQYSTKQHNTDTQEPVRRGSTNNTEQTVTNSHPQHISNTLQAPLTTNQSIPTIENTRKKISDTGSEVTEGVAEEDTVKDKTLSSIPEDSEPEVATSSSSSRQGNALNPNVTVTSLLDIRRSTTRRNTPTGVVTPLRHHFPLDATAEEQPRTREEVHEDTEESEACATRSPAVDDLYCPTRMFKVVFIGDSGVGKTTFIHRASTGEYRRDFGSTVGVDYRTVEVRVPGVVAVLQLWDTAGQERFRSITRQYYRNADCVVVMYDLTSEHTFLNVVDWISSIREAGSEGVMVAVVGNKEDLEDQRRVDLNEANRLAKSHNCYVCECSAARGSSVQEVLNDLTSLLMSGNSLQGPRSPVILLNQAPRPSRACCRS